Proteins encoded together in one Rubripirellula reticaptiva window:
- a CDS encoding sugar transferase, with protein MLGALIDDLRQRVSTIGVRDALLLSETHFNRELARERIRATRRSIPFCIITVKLIGNRQRRAQLRKMLRLLHRNLRMTDQKGMLSQGVVGILLVDTSEMGGRSAMDRLAGVMQTNHLHVEMDLKVHDPDGFGPQDQSGPNDQQSRIDVGRSPWQSTPHHRVDEPTHQEAGISGELTVSGGPAAMAMIASEEPMMDLPRLRMFSKRAFDVVGASVGLVVLSPVIAAAMLKIRMDDGGSPLFKQTREGMHGRPFTIYKLRTMVVDAEKRQAELRHQSHRDGPAFKIKHDPRITNVGRFLRRSCIDELPQLWNVLKGDMSLVGPRPLPWQESRACAGWHRRRLDLRPGMTCYWQVNKANIKSFDDWMRLDLRYLSTFGVVEDARLIFQTIKVPILGRGSE; from the coding sequence GTGCTTGGAGCATTGATTGACGACTTGAGACAGCGAGTGTCGACCATCGGCGTTCGTGATGCGTTATTGCTTAGCGAGACTCATTTCAACCGTGAGCTCGCACGCGAGCGGATTCGTGCGACGCGGCGTTCGATCCCGTTTTGCATCATCACGGTCAAATTGATCGGCAATCGCCAGCGACGTGCCCAGTTGCGAAAAATGCTGCGTTTGCTGCATCGCAATCTGCGGATGACGGACCAAAAAGGAATGCTCAGTCAAGGTGTCGTGGGCATTCTGTTAGTGGACACGTCTGAGATGGGCGGTCGCTCTGCGATGGACCGACTAGCCGGTGTCATGCAGACGAATCATTTGCATGTTGAAATGGACTTGAAGGTTCATGATCCAGACGGTTTTGGCCCCCAAGATCAGTCGGGCCCGAACGACCAGCAATCTCGCATCGACGTAGGTCGTTCGCCGTGGCAATCCACGCCTCACCATCGCGTCGACGAACCTACCCATCAAGAAGCCGGAATCTCGGGTGAACTGACGGTCTCGGGTGGGCCCGCTGCGATGGCAATGATCGCCAGCGAAGAACCGATGATGGATCTTCCCCGCCTTCGGATGTTCAGCAAGCGCGCGTTCGATGTCGTTGGAGCTTCGGTCGGATTGGTTGTTCTCAGCCCCGTGATCGCGGCCGCAATGCTAAAGATCCGAATGGACGACGGTGGTTCGCCATTGTTCAAGCAGACTCGCGAAGGCATGCATGGCAGGCCGTTCACGATCTACAAACTTCGCACTATGGTTGTTGACGCTGAAAAACGACAAGCCGAACTGCGTCACCAGAGTCATCGTGACGGGCCAGCGTTCAAGATCAAGCATGACCCTCGTATCACAAATGTGGGCCGTTTTTTGCGTCGCAGTTGCATTGATGAATTGCCACAACTTTGGAACGTGCTAAAGGGCGACATGTCATTGGTCGGTCCACGTCCACTGCCATGGCAGGAAAGCCGCGCTTGCGCAGGCTGGCATCGCCGCCGTTTGGATCTGCGTCCCGGCATGACCTGTTACTGGCAAGTTAACAAAGCCAACATCAAGTCGTTCGACGACTGGATGCGACTTGATCTGCGATACCTCAGTACATTCGGCGTCGTCGAAGACGCTCGTCTGATCTTCCAAACCATTAAGGTTCCTATTCTTGGGCGCGGGAGCGAATAG
- a CDS encoding GumC family protein: protein MDRNHLATRVGHVDSQPVDSADTYNSDVWSTVSPHDLTLVIIRRLPSVLVTAGITTLSVGALLLAWPNQYASDGLLYARLGRGAVAIDPTTEPGRSVSLQDSRSSEVASISEMLGSREIADRVVQKVGAREINFPRTWTDRLANRVGSLVNNMAPSNDIDGSELDRTEFDRQVSHEEAVKRVIDSVTIKVPKNTYTISVASRFSDPVVAQKIVQSIMDQYGQYHVEAHTSVGALGFFEEQTTASHAAAIAARKKLQETKNSMGWMSVASAEESLRERILNLELSLDQANSEFADAESKAASISERLAEIEEWIPMEVTKVADNAVDGMKTQLYGHKLQDGEELSKVTASHPRYKILRDKIIQGEQIVESAEGDREQTVEALNPLRLSLETAYQTALTTAAGNKSRLESLTKSLASAQRDLNRLNQDGIVLAELGWAADIAETNYLSHSQSLESSRLVQELDNQKMSDVSVIQNASLNLKKVGPPRLILALVGGILGICLGLMQAIIRGTGQSRDSKSLASAGNRAISTQSKNPVNKSDLSQLDSESEIGHGLDDDDVLEEAFASSLPR, encoded by the coding sequence ATGGACCGCAATCATCTCGCCACGCGTGTCGGACATGTCGATTCCCAGCCTGTGGACTCCGCAGACACTTACAACTCTGACGTTTGGTCGACGGTTTCACCGCACGACCTGACCCTTGTGATCATTCGACGTCTGCCGTCTGTCTTGGTGACCGCTGGGATCACCACGCTCTCGGTAGGTGCGTTGTTGCTTGCCTGGCCAAACCAATACGCCAGCGACGGGTTGTTGTACGCTCGGTTGGGGCGCGGTGCTGTTGCTATTGATCCGACAACCGAACCGGGCCGTTCGGTGTCGCTGCAAGATAGCCGGTCGTCGGAAGTTGCTAGTATCTCGGAAATGCTTGGCAGTCGCGAAATCGCTGATCGGGTGGTGCAGAAAGTTGGCGCTCGCGAAATCAACTTCCCACGCACTTGGACGGATCGGTTGGCGAACAGGGTTGGTTCCTTGGTCAATAACATGGCCCCGTCAAACGACATTGACGGTTCGGAACTCGATCGGACCGAGTTCGATCGTCAAGTATCACATGAAGAGGCTGTCAAACGCGTCATCGATTCTGTCACGATCAAGGTTCCTAAAAATACCTATACGATTTCGGTTGCTTCGCGATTCAGCGACCCGGTTGTGGCACAGAAGATCGTCCAGTCCATCATGGACCAGTACGGTCAATATCACGTCGAAGCTCACACTTCGGTGGGAGCGCTGGGATTCTTTGAAGAGCAAACGACAGCAAGTCACGCCGCAGCCATCGCCGCTCGCAAGAAGCTGCAAGAAACCAAAAACAGCATGGGTTGGATGAGCGTCGCGTCAGCGGAAGAATCGCTGCGTGAACGAATTTTGAATCTGGAACTATCGCTTGATCAAGCCAACAGCGAATTCGCGGACGCGGAAAGCAAAGCCGCTTCGATCAGCGAGCGGTTAGCCGAGATCGAAGAGTGGATCCCAATGGAAGTTACCAAGGTCGCTGATAACGCGGTCGATGGAATGAAGACCCAGTTGTACGGACACAAACTGCAAGACGGCGAAGAGCTTTCCAAGGTAACCGCCAGCCATCCGCGTTACAAAATCTTGCGAGACAAGATCATCCAAGGTGAACAGATCGTTGAATCTGCCGAAGGTGATCGCGAGCAAACTGTCGAGGCACTGAATCCTTTGCGGCTAAGCCTCGAAACGGCTTACCAAACCGCCCTGACGACGGCAGCCGGAAACAAGAGCCGGCTAGAATCGTTGACCAAGAGCCTCGCTTCGGCACAACGCGATCTGAATCGTTTGAATCAAGACGGAATTGTCCTCGCAGAATTGGGTTGGGCTGCGGACATCGCCGAGACGAACTATCTGAGCCACTCGCAGAGTCTGGAAAGTTCACGATTGGTCCAGGAGCTCGATAACCAGAAGATGTCCGATGTCTCGGTCATTCAGAACGCTTCTTTGAACTTGAAAAAGGTCGGGCCGCCGCGATTGATTCTGGCACTGGTCGGTGGAATCCTCGGTATTTGCTTGGGTCTGATGCAGGCGATTATTCGAGGAACTGGCCAAAGTAGAGACTCGAAATCGTTGGCAAGTGCCGGCAATCGGGCCATATCGACACAATCTAAAAATCCGGTGAACAAATCCGACCTATCGCAATTAGACTCAGAGAGCGAGATCGGGCACGGGCTGGATGATGATGATGTTTTGGAAGAGGCATTTGCTTCTTCGTTACCCCGATAA
- a CDS encoding class I SAM-dependent methyltransferase, with protein MTLSRVPEPKPENAREDADEYFAMDHLAINQQFVDDFLSGKFNNQNFPATAGPRVIDLGCGPGQIPILLCQADPNIEMLAVDLEVEMLEIAKIEIDIAGMLGRIRLEQADITDMSVFEDGLADAVISNSAMHHLDEPSLGLATAVRLARPGGRVFIRDLSRPDSEAEIESLVSLHGDGHTDAAKQMLRQSLWAALSIDEVHEIAARMGIEGLGARASCVQMTSDRHWTLDWVKPMIQ; from the coding sequence ATGACACTTTCACGAGTCCCCGAGCCCAAGCCAGAGAACGCTCGCGAGGACGCGGACGAGTACTTCGCGATGGACCACTTGGCGATCAACCAGCAATTCGTTGACGATTTCCTGAGTGGCAAATTCAACAACCAAAACTTTCCAGCGACGGCCGGCCCACGGGTGATCGATCTGGGATGCGGACCAGGCCAGATCCCAATCCTGCTTTGCCAAGCTGACCCGAACATCGAAATGCTGGCGGTCGACCTTGAAGTCGAGATGCTGGAGATCGCGAAAATCGAAATCGACATCGCTGGAATGCTGGGGCGAATCCGGCTGGAACAAGCTGATATTACCGACATGTCCGTGTTCGAGGACGGACTAGCGGACGCAGTGATTTCCAACAGCGCGATGCATCATCTGGACGAACCGAGCCTTGGACTGGCGACCGCAGTGCGATTGGCTCGCCCAGGCGGCCGAGTGTTCATTCGCGACCTGTCCCGTCCCGATTCGGAAGCTGAAATCGAGTCGCTAGTATCGCTGCATGGCGATGGTCACACCGACGCGGCCAAGCAAATGCTAAGACAATCACTTTGGGCTGCGTTATCGATCGACGAGGTCCATGAAATCGCCGCTCGGATGGGGATCGAGGGGTTGGGAGCACGTGCTTCGTGCGTTCAAATGACCAGCGACCGTCACTGGACCCTTGATTGGGTAAAGCCGATGATTCAATAA
- a CDS encoding glycosyltransferase family 4 protein: protein MTLTEDRTTEESVSVDSLIDARVVFLTHYIPLYQVRVLQSLASSIRDFHVLLSTPIEPNRDFKPDWTGLDVRVQKTVTFRRKWRHREAGFDDPLFVHFPYDTTAQLRKLNPDVVMSLELGARSVGAARYCRRYPDTKLVLCTYMSERTEQGRGPLRQMVRRWLIDRADAITFNGPSCKKYLRQVGVPEPKLFPLPYAADDRTQYNGPVERVDATTRPRLLVVGQLSERKGVLPLIQQVAKYAVARKEQMIELVFAGDGPLRSAVEEHDVPANLLIKVLGNISPSDLAHEMKDCGCLIAATLADEWMLVVNEALNAGVPVIGSVHAQAVTTLIQDGVNGWRYDPTIAGDLDKSLDQYFECSAKLISKMRQASRDSVANRTPRWAASGALEAVRYVLNSNRTTDSETSKS from the coding sequence GTGACGTTGACCGAAGATCGTACTACTGAAGAAAGCGTTTCCGTTGATTCGCTCATCGATGCGCGGGTTGTGTTTTTGACGCACTACATCCCGCTTTATCAAGTTCGAGTTCTGCAATCTTTGGCTTCATCGATTCGCGATTTTCATGTGTTGCTCAGCACTCCCATTGAACCCAACCGAGACTTCAAGCCGGACTGGACGGGCTTGGACGTTCGTGTTCAAAAGACGGTAACCTTTCGGCGAAAATGGCGGCACCGCGAAGCAGGCTTCGACGATCCGTTGTTTGTCCATTTCCCTTACGACACGACCGCTCAGCTTCGTAAACTGAATCCTGACGTTGTGATGTCGTTGGAACTTGGCGCTCGTTCAGTCGGTGCGGCAAGATACTGTCGCCGCTATCCCGACACGAAACTGGTGCTTTGCACTTACATGAGTGAGCGAACCGAACAGGGACGCGGTCCTTTGCGGCAAATGGTTCGCCGGTGGTTGATCGATCGCGCCGATGCGATCACTTTCAACGGGCCGTCTTGTAAAAAGTATCTGCGACAAGTCGGTGTTCCAGAACCAAAGCTGTTCCCGTTGCCGTACGCCGCCGACGACCGAACCCAATACAATGGCCCAGTTGAGCGAGTTGATGCGACGACTCGCCCTCGCCTGTTGGTTGTCGGGCAACTTAGCGAACGAAAAGGCGTATTGCCTTTGATCCAACAAGTTGCCAAATACGCCGTCGCTCGCAAAGAGCAGATGATTGAATTGGTGTTCGCTGGTGACGGTCCCTTGCGGTCCGCTGTCGAAGAGCACGATGTTCCTGCGAATCTGCTGATCAAGGTGTTAGGGAACATCTCGCCATCTGATCTCGCTCATGAAATGAAAGACTGTGGTTGTCTGATCGCAGCAACTTTGGCCGATGAATGGATGTTGGTCGTTAACGAGGCACTTAACGCTGGTGTGCCAGTCATTGGCAGCGTTCATGCGCAAGCCGTCACGACGTTGATTCAGGACGGCGTCAATGGTTGGCGATATGACCCGACGATTGCGGGCGACTTGGACAAGTCGCTTGATCAGTACTTTGAATGTTCAGCTAAACTGATCAGCAAGATGCGACAGGCGTCTCGAGATTCCGTCGCCAATCGAACGCCACGGTGGGCCGCATCGGGTGCCCTTGAAGCCGTTCGATATGTCTTAAATTCCAACCGGACCACCGATTCAGAGACAAGCAAATCATGA
- the rpsK gene encoding 30S ribosomal protein S11, whose translation MAKTNKKKRVRRNVSSGIAHIHATFNNTTVTITDPKGDTLCWASAGTSGFKGSRKSTPFAGQCAAQQAAEKATKFGMRDCEVKVKGPGSGRESAITSLQAAGLNVKVIEEVTPIPHNGCRPRKKRRV comes from the coding sequence GTGGCAAAGACCAATAAAAAGAAACGCGTTCGTCGCAACGTCAGCAGTGGCATCGCGCACATTCACGCGACCTTCAACAACACAACTGTGACAATCACGGACCCCAAAGGCGACACCCTTTGCTGGGCAAGTGCTGGAACGAGTGGTTTCAAGGGAAGCCGCAAAAGCACTCCGTTCGCTGGTCAGTGTGCTGCACAGCAAGCTGCTGAAAAAGCAACGAAGTTTGGCATGCGTGACTGTGAAGTGAAGGTCAAGGGCCCCGGCTCGGGACGCGAAAGTGCCATCACTTCGCTGCAGGCTGCTGGCTTGAATGTGAAAGTGATCGAGGAAGTAACGCCAATTCCACATAACGGTTGTCGTCCTCGCAAGAAACGCCGCGTTTAA
- a CDS encoding WecB/TagA/CpsF family glycosyltransferase has protein sequence MIDLGKRSVVGINVNAIDYEAAVTKIIDAGKARQSMSVTALAVHGVMTGVSDSQHKYRLNQFDLVCPDGQPVRWALNKLHKANLSDRVYGPELTLRLCEAAAKSGVSIFLFGATQEMLDQFAEKLCEKYPGLVIAGKQASRFRTLSTTERDELADKINTSGAGICFVGLGCPRQEVFAYEMRDRVSMPLVAVGAAFAFHAGMLEQAPPWMQRNGLEWFFRLSREPGRLWKRYSTTNPAFATLAILQKLKLYSARTDTGKQPTDEVLFG, from the coding sequence ATGATCGATCTCGGCAAACGAAGTGTCGTCGGAATCAACGTTAACGCTATCGATTACGAAGCGGCCGTCACCAAAATTATCGATGCTGGCAAAGCCCGCCAGTCTATGTCGGTGACAGCGCTCGCCGTTCATGGTGTGATGACGGGTGTCAGCGATTCACAGCACAAGTATCGATTGAACCAGTTCGACTTGGTGTGTCCTGATGGGCAACCAGTGCGTTGGGCACTCAACAAATTGCACAAAGCCAATTTGTCGGATCGTGTTTATGGTCCCGAATTGACGCTACGTCTGTGCGAAGCGGCAGCAAAAAGCGGTGTTTCGATTTTTCTGTTCGGTGCCACGCAGGAAATGCTTGATCAGTTCGCCGAAAAGCTTTGCGAGAAGTACCCGGGCCTGGTGATCGCCGGCAAGCAAGCATCACGTTTCCGGACTCTATCAACGACCGAGCGAGACGAGCTTGCTGATAAAATCAATACCAGCGGTGCCGGGATTTGCTTTGTCGGTCTCGGTTGCCCGCGCCAAGAAGTGTTCGCTTACGAGATGCGTGATCGTGTTTCGATGCCTCTCGTTGCCGTCGGAGCTGCGTTTGCATTTCATGCAGGCATGCTTGAACAAGCGCCGCCGTGGATGCAGCGAAATGGTTTGGAATGGTTCTTCCGTTTGTCTCGCGAGCCAGGTCGATTGTGGAAACGTTACTCGACCACGAATCCTGCCTTTGCGACACTCGCAATTTTGCAAAAACTGAAGCTCTACTCCGCGCGGACGGACACCGGTAAACAGCCAACCGATGAAGTTCTGTTTGGTTGA
- a CDS encoding thymidylate synthase produces the protein MRTYLQLLDEVLHDGLDRDDRTGVGTRGLFGRQMRFDLADGFPLLTTKKIHVRSVIYELLWFLRGDTNIKYLKENGVRIWDEWADKKGDLGPVYGHQWRSWPKPDGTTIDQIGWIQNEIRTNPQSRRLIVSAWNVADVQDMALPPCHVLFQFYVSGDRLSCHLYQRSADMFLGVPFNIASYALLTMMMAKVTGLKPGEFVHTLGDLHLYRNHFDQTREQLSRHPRPLPKMQISSSPESIDGFQFEDFTLVDYDPHPTIKASVAV, from the coding sequence ATGCGAACTTACCTTCAACTCCTTGACGAAGTTCTTCACGACGGACTCGATCGCGATGATCGAACGGGCGTTGGGACTCGCGGATTATTTGGCCGCCAAATGCGGTTCGACTTGGCCGACGGGTTTCCCCTTCTGACAACAAAAAAAATCCACGTTCGGTCGGTCATTTATGAACTGCTGTGGTTCCTGCGTGGGGATACAAACATCAAGTATTTGAAGGAAAACGGCGTTCGAATCTGGGACGAATGGGCGGATAAAAAGGGAGACCTTGGCCCCGTTTATGGTCACCAGTGGCGTTCTTGGCCGAAACCGGATGGAACGACAATTGACCAAATCGGATGGATCCAGAATGAAATCAGAACCAATCCGCAATCAAGGCGACTGATCGTGTCGGCGTGGAACGTCGCCGACGTCCAGGACATGGCGCTGCCACCGTGCCACGTGCTGTTTCAGTTCTATGTCAGCGGCGATCGACTGTCGTGCCATCTCTATCAGCGCAGCGCCGATATGTTTCTTGGCGTTCCTTTCAATATCGCCAGCTATGCATTGCTCACAATGATGATGGCGAAGGTCACAGGCCTAAAACCCGGCGAATTCGTCCATACACTGGGCGATTTGCACCTGTACCGAAACCATTTTGACCAAACTCGCGAGCAGCTTTCTCGGCACCCACGCCCATTGCCTAAGATGCAAATTAGCTCCAGCCCTGAATCCATCGACGGCTTCCAATTCGAAGACTTCACGCTGGTCGACTACGACCCGCACCCAACGATCAAAGCATCGGTAGCGGTTTAA
- a CDS encoding polysaccharide deacetylase family protein, with the protein MTRPLASLSLDLDNKWAYLRAAGRPDWAQRPGYLPLVVDRMVDVLGELDLPLTVFVVGRDLAGVCDDDDASEGTNEADAIKGFSALRAWEPANHSLNHLPWMHTMDAAEIAAEIETTHRRIVAATGRVPMGFRGPGFSCPDEVLRVLANNHYVYDASIFPTSIAPIARMVFLIKSDLKGEQREKAKKLYGGFSSLLQPNRPFQRTVDESQLWEMPVTVMPITRTPIHFSYFTYLASFSTLAAKSYLRLAIRMCKLTRTPPSLLLHPPDFMGQEDDSDMAYFPAMNMSRKDKLAIVRWGLKLYADSFDVRLMIDQLKATDPNVGTAIASAEDQTIPSPKIASAV; encoded by the coding sequence ATGACGCGCCCATTGGCAAGTCTATCGCTGGACCTGGACAACAAGTGGGCGTATCTGCGTGCCGCGGGGCGACCTGATTGGGCTCAGCGGCCGGGGTACCTTCCCCTGGTGGTTGACCGAATGGTTGATGTGCTCGGCGAGCTGGATTTGCCGTTGACCGTTTTTGTTGTCGGCCGCGATTTGGCCGGTGTTTGCGACGATGACGATGCATCCGAAGGAACGAACGAAGCGGACGCGATCAAGGGGTTTTCGGCCCTGCGAGCTTGGGAACCGGCCAATCACTCATTGAACCACCTGCCGTGGATGCACACGATGGATGCGGCCGAAATCGCTGCGGAAATCGAGACCACCCATCGCCGAATCGTGGCCGCAACGGGACGCGTGCCGATGGGATTCCGCGGGCCTGGATTCAGTTGCCCGGACGAAGTTTTGCGCGTGCTTGCAAACAATCATTACGTTTACGACGCATCCATTTTTCCAACATCGATCGCACCGATTGCGAGAATGGTCTTCTTGATCAAAAGTGACTTGAAAGGCGAACAGCGCGAAAAGGCAAAGAAGTTATACGGCGGATTCTCATCGCTGCTTCAGCCCAACCGTCCGTTCCAACGAACCGTCGACGAGTCTCAGCTTTGGGAAATGCCGGTCACGGTGATGCCGATCACTCGAACCCCGATCCATTTCAGCTACTTCACGTACTTGGCAAGCTTTTCGACATTGGCCGCTAAATCGTATTTGCGATTGGCGATCCGAATGTGCAAGCTGACTCGAACGCCACCCTCGCTGCTGCTGCATCCGCCAGATTTCATGGGACAAGAAGACGATTCCGACATGGCTTACTTTCCGGCGATGAACATGTCGCGGAAGGACAAGCTTGCGATCGTACGTTGGGGGCTGAAACTGTATGCCGATTCCTTCGATGTGCGATTGATGATCGACCAGCTCAAGGCGACAGACCCCAACGTCGGTACCGCGATCGCGTCGGCTGAAGACCAAACCATTCCATCCCCTAAAATCGCATCCGCGGTTTAA
- the rpsM gene encoding 30S ribosomal protein S13 has translation MGVDIPNDKKIQYSMTYLYGIGLRTARQVCEKLGIDPDRPASELNEDELGQIAAMLERDYTVEGPLRRQVAQNISRLREIKSYRGMRHRSSLPVRGQRTKTNARTRKGPRKTVAGKKGVKDLR, from the coding sequence ATGGGCGTTGATATCCCCAACGACAAAAAAATCCAATACTCGATGACCTATTTGTATGGCATCGGGCTACGTACAGCTCGCCAAGTTTGCGAGAAGTTGGGTATCGATCCAGATCGACCGGCTAGCGAGCTGAACGAGGATGAACTCGGTCAAATCGCTGCGATGCTTGAGCGTGACTACACGGTCGAAGGCCCTCTTCGCCGTCAAGTCGCTCAAAACATCAGCCGTTTGCGAGAAATCAAGTCGTACCGCGGTATGCGTCACCGTTCGAGCCTGCCGGTTCGCGGTCAACGCACCAAAACTAACGCGAGAACCCGTAAAGGGCCTCGTAAGACGGTTGCCGGCAAGAAGGGCGTCAAGGACCTTCGATAG
- a CDS encoding dihydrofolate reductase: MEPESPQTNANLETRAIEPAVIAVVAMTSNGTIGLDGDMPWRLRADLMRFKSMTMGGVLIMGRKTYDSIGRPLPGRRTIVVTRNKSWHAEGVDRASDPEKAILMAGQGPIFVVGGAEIYRQLLPSCKEIWLTRVWSGILGDTKLSIDLSNFRVLEQTRVPASDRDDVPTEFFRLVRQNS, from the coding sequence ATGGAACCTGAATCTCCGCAGACGAACGCAAACTTAGAGACGCGAGCGATCGAGCCTGCGGTGATCGCCGTCGTTGCGATGACTTCCAACGGAACAATCGGCCTTGATGGCGACATGCCTTGGCGACTGCGAGCTGATTTGATGCGGTTCAAGTCGATGACCATGGGCGGCGTTTTGATCATGGGCCGGAAAACCTACGATTCAATCGGCCGACCTTTGCCAGGACGCCGCACGATTGTGGTGACTCGCAACAAATCTTGGCACGCCGAAGGGGTTGACCGGGCGTCAGATCCTGAAAAAGCAATTTTGATGGCCGGCCAGGGTCCGATTTTTGTGGTCGGAGGTGCCGAAATCTATCGACAACTGCTTCCAAGCTGTAAAGAAATTTGGTTAACGCGAGTTTGGTCCGGAATTCTGGGCGACACCAAATTATCGATTGACCTATCGAATTTCCGGGTTTTAGAGCAAACTCGCGTCCCCGCTTCGGACCGCGATGACGTGCCGACAGAGTTTTTTCGGCTCGTTCGTCAAAATTCCTAG
- a CDS encoding SHD1 domain-containing protein: MFRGLVIGFVCLLASTLATAEPPVRDSLTYANVPSGSITYVVTMQVGRGNGAEFYKGRLAYDVGDAGRWQVTGSLQRDFEAASKSGVPRQARPIGPLFTNSLLDLVSHASTRFEITSVGKVISTSSEEQIKLLLGDYLLWAIWPLGENGQSKWGSSEPILVQQISHDSRFPSSIRSSFGPNYPRSGMSMFDRERLSASIETTNYRITGTDGPITNIEQTYELKANSTDPPLTLSGKGSGKFDRRRGVFVELEWTREVVSNRSGAEVRLPVTISLKREMDFGLAPLTAKEKAAIARQKAEAESFAKTPEGKAKAAENEKRMAEERARRDKSLAEAKMRSETRKQEREAELSAPFDAADRKAWIATFDAGHEYGDGAQLYGKLNSKSDRNDPELGKAIYEFANRMGGGSLPTMFFDLAAKFDPDFAKVVTLRKAYANSHTSLDDMGTPLDSGNDLSKGQVVAVKQKHSDDYRAKFVVSADAEGFVIVQPIDSKPVGEGRIERVPASSVRLASPKVTKYLPADQRGTATATPERMTTAPMVKESSAELKLKTWMDKTGRYSITASFVSLEKDVVRLKKTDGTTIDIAIEKLSDPDAKAARDFAVDAANPFEVVQP; this comes from the coding sequence ATGTTTCGTGGTTTGGTGATCGGTTTTGTGTGTTTGTTGGCAAGTACATTGGCGACGGCTGAACCGCCGGTGCGAGATTCACTGACCTACGCCAATGTCCCGAGTGGTTCGATCACTTACGTCGTCACGATGCAAGTCGGCCGGGGCAACGGAGCGGAGTTCTACAAGGGCAGGCTGGCCTATGACGTTGGGGATGCCGGGCGCTGGCAGGTGACTGGTAGTCTGCAACGGGACTTCGAAGCGGCATCCAAATCAGGCGTTCCGCGGCAGGCTCGGCCGATCGGCCCGTTGTTCACAAACAGCCTACTAGACCTGGTTTCGCACGCCAGCACTCGTTTTGAAATCACGTCTGTTGGAAAAGTGATTTCGACTTCATCCGAAGAGCAGATAAAGCTGTTGCTTGGTGATTACTTGCTGTGGGCGATTTGGCCGCTCGGCGAGAACGGTCAATCCAAATGGGGTAGTTCAGAACCGATCTTGGTGCAACAAATCAGTCACGATTCACGTTTTCCTAGCAGCATTCGGTCGAGCTTCGGTCCCAATTATCCTCGCTCGGGCATGTCCATGTTCGACCGCGAGCGGCTATCAGCCAGCATTGAGACAACCAACTACCGAATCACGGGTACCGACGGCCCAATCACGAATATCGAACAAACCTATGAATTGAAAGCCAACAGTACCGACCCTCCGCTGACGCTTTCAGGCAAAGGAAGCGGTAAGTTCGATCGTCGACGCGGCGTATTTGTCGAATTGGAATGGACACGTGAAGTGGTCAGCAACCGCAGCGGCGCCGAAGTCCGATTGCCGGTCACAATATCACTAAAACGCGAAATGGATTTTGGGTTGGCGCCGCTAACGGCCAAAGAAAAAGCAGCCATTGCGAGACAAAAAGCCGAAGCCGAATCGTTTGCGAAAACGCCCGAAGGAAAAGCCAAGGCTGCCGAAAATGAAAAACGGATGGCCGAAGAACGAGCGAGGCGAGACAAGTCACTCGCCGAAGCAAAAATGCGAAGCGAAACTCGCAAACAAGAGCGTGAAGCCGAATTGTCCGCCCCGTTTGATGCGGCCGATCGCAAAGCATGGATAGCCACGTTCGATGCTGGACATGAATACGGTGACGGGGCACAACTATATGGCAAGCTGAACAGCAAATCGGATCGCAACGATCCCGAACTGGGAAAAGCAATCTACGAATTCGCAAACCGGATGGGCGGCGGTTCGCTGCCGACTATGTTTTTTGATCTGGCGGCCAAATTTGATCCGGACTTTGCCAAAGTGGTGACGCTTCGAAAGGCTTACGCCAACTCGCACACATCGCTGGACGATATGGGAACCCCGTTGGATTCGGGCAACGATCTTAGTAAGGGACAAGTCGTGGCGGTCAAGCAAAAACACAGCGATGACTATCGAGCCAAGTTCGTCGTCTCGGCTGATGCCGAAGGATTCGTGATTGTCCAACCGATCGATTCGAAACCGGTGGGCGAAGGCCGCATTGAACGGGTACCCGCTTCGAGCGTGCGCCTTGCGTCACCTAAAGTGACCAAGTACTTGCCTGCGGATCAGCGTGGAACGGCGACGGCAACTCCGGAACGCATGACAACAGCACCCATGGTGAAAGAATCTTCGGCCGAGTTGAAACTCAAGACTTGGATGGACAAGACAGGACGCTACTCGATCACCGCATCGTTCGTGTCGTTAGAAAAAGATGTCGTGCGATTAAAAAAGACCGACGGCACGACAATCGACATTGCGATCGAAAAGCTAAGCGATCCCGACGCTAAGGCAGCACGCGACTTTGCCGTCGATGCCGCCAATCCCTTTGAAGTCGTTCAGCCTTAA